One part of the Mariniflexile litorale genome encodes these proteins:
- a CDS encoding biotin/lipoyl-containing protein produces MKNFTFKINENNYGVKIVSHENSTIELEVNGTSYSVKMKEEVKTIKTPTLVRKPASAVVEPLKVSNPNSGSSGSKIVAPIPGVVLSINAKVGDRIKENDILLVLEAMKMENSIASEKAGIVSAIHVKVGQQVLQSDIMIELE; encoded by the coding sequence ATGAAAAATTTCACATTCAAAATAAACGAAAATAATTACGGTGTTAAAATAGTATCACACGAGAATAGCACTATAGAGTTGGAGGTAAATGGAACGTCTTATTCCGTTAAAATGAAGGAAGAGGTAAAAACTATAAAAACGCCCACACTAGTTCGTAAGCCCGCAAGTGCAGTTGTTGAGCCGCTAAAAGTAAGTAATCCAAATTCTGGTTCCTCAGGGTCAAAAATTGTGGCACCTATTCCAGGTGTTGTTTTATCAATTAATGCAAAAGTAGGAGATAGAATTAAAGAGAACGATATACTATTAGTTTTAGAAGCCATGAAAATGGAAAATAGTATAGCTTCAGAAAAAGCAGGTATCGTTTCTGCCATTCATGTAAAAGTTGGGCAACAAGTTTTGCAAAGTGACATCATGATAGAATTAGAATAA